A portion of the Liberibacter crescens BT-1 genome contains these proteins:
- the ftsH gene encoding ATP-dependent zinc metalloprotease FtsH: protein MNPNFKHFVFWVMIALVLISLFSVFQSSTGQGSVQELSYSQFLKDLDSGRVRDVSIVGKRISGYYLERGASFQTYAPIIDDSLIEKLKEKDVNISARPVSDGSSGFLNYLSNLFPMFIVLVVWLFFMRQMQGGARGAMGFGKSKAKLLTEANGRITFEDVAGVDEAKLDLQEIVEFLCDPQKFKRLGGRIPHGVLLVGPPGTGKTLLARAVAGEANVPFFTISGSDFVEMFVGVGASRVRDMFEQAKKNAPCIIFIDEIDAVGRHRGVGLGGGNDEREQTLNQLLVEMDGFESSEGVILIAATNRPDVLDPALLRPGRFDRQVVVPNPDIGGRECILKVHVRNVPLAPNVDLRTLARGTPGFSGADLMNLVNEAALMAARRNRRLVTMQEFEDAKDKILMGAERRSSAMTEAEKKLTAYHEAGHAIVALTVPVADPLHKATIIPRGRALGMVMQLPESDRYSTSYKWMISRLAILMGGRVAEEITFGKENVTSGAASDIEYATKLARAMVTQWGFSDELGKVTYGEGQQEVFLGHSVSQSKNISEATSQKIDNEVLRLINNAYAEAVSIINEKHNDFVTIAEGLLEYETLSGNDINALLRGEKLNRSLGDDTIPPQGSSIPRTGVNNTSTIDSSNEDSIKNNEDEV, encoded by the coding sequence ATGAACCCTAATTTCAAGCATTTCGTTTTTTGGGTAATGATTGCTCTTGTTTTGATATCGCTTTTCTCTGTGTTCCAGAGTTCAACAGGACAAGGAAGCGTACAAGAACTTTCTTACTCACAATTTCTTAAAGATTTAGATTCTGGACGTGTCAGAGATGTTTCCATAGTAGGGAAACGTATATCTGGTTATTATCTTGAAAGGGGAGCTTCTTTTCAGACATATGCTCCTATTATAGATGATAGTCTTATAGAAAAATTGAAAGAAAAGGATGTGAATATTTCTGCACGTCCTGTGAGTGATGGATCATCAGGATTTTTAAATTACTTGAGTAATTTATTTCCAATGTTTATAGTATTAGTAGTTTGGCTATTCTTTATGCGTCAGATGCAGGGAGGAGCGCGTGGAGCTATGGGTTTTGGAAAATCCAAAGCTAAATTACTTACCGAAGCAAATGGACGTATAACATTTGAGGATGTTGCAGGTGTTGATGAAGCAAAGCTAGATTTGCAAGAAATTGTTGAATTTCTCTGTGATCCACAGAAGTTTAAGCGTTTAGGTGGGCGTATTCCTCATGGGGTGCTTTTGGTTGGTCCACCGGGTACAGGTAAAACACTTTTAGCGCGTGCTGTCGCTGGAGAAGCAAATGTTCCTTTTTTTACTATATCTGGTTCAGATTTTGTAGAAATGTTTGTAGGAGTAGGTGCTTCTCGTGTTCGAGATATGTTTGAACAAGCTAAGAAAAATGCTCCTTGCATTATATTTATTGATGAGATTGATGCTGTTGGTCGTCATCGTGGAGTAGGTTTGGGAGGAGGTAATGATGAGCGTGAGCAAACTCTTAATCAGTTACTTGTTGAGATGGATGGATTTGAATCAAGTGAAGGTGTAATTCTTATAGCTGCAACAAATCGTCCAGATGTCCTTGATCCTGCATTGTTACGTCCTGGTCGTTTTGATCGGCAAGTTGTTGTTCCCAATCCTGATATTGGTGGTAGAGAGTGTATTCTTAAAGTTCATGTTCGTAATGTTCCATTAGCTCCTAATGTTGATTTAAGGACTCTCGCTCGTGGAACACCTGGATTTTCAGGTGCTGATTTGATGAATCTTGTAAATGAGGCTGCGTTAATGGCAGCTCGTCGTAATAGGCGGTTAGTTACAATGCAGGAATTCGAAGATGCAAAAGATAAGATTCTTATGGGGGCTGAGAGGCGTTCTTCAGCTATGACAGAGGCTGAGAAAAAACTTACAGCTTACCATGAAGCTGGTCATGCGATTGTAGCTCTTACTGTTCCAGTAGCTGATCCTTTGCATAAGGCAACAATTATTCCACGTGGGAGAGCTTTGGGTATGGTAATGCAGCTTCCTGAGTCAGATCGTTATTCTACAAGTTATAAATGGATGATATCGCGTTTGGCAATTTTAATGGGGGGGCGCGTGGCTGAAGAAATTACTTTTGGTAAGGAAAATGTCACTTCTGGAGCTGCTTCTGATATTGAGTATGCTACTAAATTAGCCCGTGCTATGGTAACACAATGGGGCTTTTCTGATGAATTAGGAAAAGTTACTTATGGAGAAGGACAACAGGAAGTTTTTTTGGGTCATTCTGTATCTCAATCTAAAAATATTTCTGAGGCAACCTCACAAAAAATAGATAATGAGGTTTTGCGTCTTATCAATAATGCCTATGCTGAAGCGGTGTCTATCATTAACGAAAAGCATAATGATTTTGTTACGATTGCAGAAGGATTGCTTGAATACGAGACGCTTTCTGGGAATGATATAAATGCTCTTCTAAGAGGGGAAAAGCTGAATAGATCTTTAGGAGATGATACAATACCTCCGCAAGGGTCATCTATTCCAAGAACTGGTGTTAATAATACAAGTACAATTGATTCAAGCAATGAGGATTCTATAAAGAATAATGAAGATGAAGTATAA
- a CDS encoding ExbD/TolR family protein, with protein MGMVGGIGNGLEGENRRKRARKRRVHNNVMSEINITPLVDVMLVLLIVFMVAAPMMTVGVPIDLPKTNAKNLNSQTQPITISVKVDGSVFLQETAIPINDLADKLKAVATTGYTERIFVRGDSKSSYGIVADVMARIQEAGYKNIALVTQQKKD; from the coding sequence ATGGGAATGGTAGGAGGAATTGGTAATGGTTTGGAAGGAGAAAATCGTAGAAAAAGAGCGAGGAAAAGAAGGGTTCATAATAATGTCATGAGTGAGATAAATATCACTCCTCTCGTTGATGTGATGCTTGTATTGCTTATTGTGTTTATGGTTGCTGCTCCAATGATGACAGTTGGTGTTCCTATCGACCTTCCAAAGACTAATGCTAAGAATCTTAATTCTCAGACTCAGCCTATCACGATATCTGTTAAGGTAGATGGTTCTGTTTTTTTGCAAGAAACAGCAATTCCCATTAATGATCTTGCTGATAAACTAAAGGCTGTGGCAACTACAGGGTATACTGAGCGTATTTTTGTTAGAGGTGATTCTAAGTCTTCTTATGGAATTGTAGCGGATGTTATGGCTCGTATTCAAGAAGCTGGTTATAAAAACATAGCTCTTGTTACACAACAGAAAAAGGATTAA
- the ruvB gene encoding Holliday junction branch migration DNA helicase RuvB: MVEREGLLSYQSQREDVDSTLLRPQTLDDFIGQSDICANLKVFIKAAKARGEALDHVLFVGPPGLGKTTLAQIMAKELGVNFRSTSGPIIAKTGDLAALLTGLEEHDVLFIDEIHRLSPAVEEILYPAMEDFQLDLMVGEGPAARSVKISLSRFTLVAATTRIGLLTNPLHDRFGIPIRLSFYTIEELELIVKRGSSIMGLSMTDEGAHEIAMRARGTPRIAGRLLRRVRDFAEVSHIKSVTKEVSDEALTRLLVDSMGFDQLDQRYLRMIAHNFGGGPVGVETIAAGLSEPRDAIEDIIEPYMIQKGFIQRTSRGRILTAIAWNHLGLIPPEGFGVY, from the coding sequence ATGGTTGAGCGTGAAGGGTTGCTTTCTTATCAAAGCCAGAGAGAAGATGTGGATTCTACGTTATTGCGTCCACAAACTTTGGATGATTTTATAGGTCAATCAGACATATGTGCAAATCTAAAGGTTTTTATAAAGGCCGCTAAAGCTCGAGGTGAAGCGCTTGATCATGTTTTATTTGTTGGCCCACCCGGTCTTGGTAAGACAACTCTAGCTCAAATTATGGCTAAAGAGTTAGGCGTGAATTTTCGATCAACTTCTGGGCCTATAATTGCGAAAACAGGTGATCTCGCAGCATTATTAACTGGTTTAGAAGAGCATGATGTATTGTTTATTGACGAGATACATAGACTCAGTCCTGCCGTAGAAGAAATTCTTTATCCAGCTATGGAAGATTTCCAGCTTGATCTTATGGTTGGGGAGGGGCCAGCAGCACGTTCTGTTAAGATTAGTTTGTCGCGTTTTACACTTGTTGCTGCTACTACGAGAATAGGTCTTCTTACGAATCCTTTGCACGATCGTTTTGGAATACCAATAAGGCTCAGTTTTTATACAATAGAGGAATTGGAATTAATAGTTAAGCGTGGTTCTTCGATTATGGGGTTGTCTATGACAGATGAAGGAGCACATGAAATTGCTATGCGAGCGCGAGGTACTCCACGTATTGCTGGAAGATTATTGCGACGTGTACGTGATTTTGCTGAGGTTTCTCATATTAAATCTGTTACAAAAGAAGTATCGGATGAGGCTTTAACACGTCTTTTAGTAGATAGTATGGGCTTTGATCAGCTTGATCAGCGTTATTTGAGAATGATTGCTCATAATTTTGGTGGTGGGCCAGTTGGTGTAGAAACTATTGCTGCAGGTCTTTCTGAACCACGAGATGCTATTGAAGATATTATTGAGCCTTATATGATACAAAAAGGTTTTATTCAGCGTACATCACGTGGGCGTATTTTAACTGCTATTGCTTGGAATCACCTAGGGCTTATTCCTCCTGAAGGATTTGGAGTTTATTAA
- the tilS gene encoding tRNA lysidine(34) synthetase TilS yields the protein MIFLSPIEAALLFVNNIMPPLHILVAVSGGSDSVGLLVALHSVLSGNSFKEIKLSAVTINHGLRKEAHNEALYVSGLCYELNIAHRVVVWKEAKPHSGLMVAAREARYKLLSEYASSIGASLVVVGHTFDDQLETVRMRSTRDLLGEGIGLAGICDIMLYNMSLWVCRPFLKCRRESIRSFLKEKGIIWCNDSSNFDSKFERVRFRLSYSEESLDMISKRIDIAQYSRIFLGEQCANLVTKYLRVHLKSVISISREVFSVDHKLVAHLIRVSAAICSGYSFLPGYQAMNKVMLFLKENKLGCISVGNAVLDLRRDTLWITRALRNIPPIRVLYPGESVVWDGRLRFINSDKVPINICPGLDTNFKTDLPNSIKKRACASIPRDIEGEPSIALFSRFLVGFDFPLTCAFYAAFGLFPFPKSPFRNLKCIHYY from the coding sequence TTGATTTTTCTTTCACCTATAGAGGCTGCACTTTTATTTGTAAATAATATTATGCCTCCTCTACACATTCTGGTAGCTGTTTCTGGTGGTTCCGATTCGGTTGGTCTTTTGGTTGCTTTACATTCTGTTCTTTCAGGGAATTCTTTTAAAGAAATTAAATTATCTGCTGTCACAATAAATCATGGTTTAAGAAAGGAAGCGCATAATGAAGCCTTATATGTTTCTGGTCTTTGTTATGAATTAAATATTGCTCATAGAGTTGTTGTGTGGAAAGAGGCAAAACCTCACTCAGGATTAATGGTTGCTGCTCGGGAAGCACGTTATAAGTTATTATCTGAGTATGCGAGTAGTATAGGAGCTTCATTGGTTGTTGTGGGTCATACTTTTGATGACCAGTTGGAAACGGTTCGTATGCGTTCTACACGTGATCTTTTAGGTGAGGGTATTGGTCTTGCAGGTATTTGTGATATAATGCTTTACAATATGAGCTTATGGGTTTGTCGTCCGTTTTTAAAATGTCGTCGGGAGAGTATACGTTCTTTTTTAAAAGAAAAAGGTATAATTTGGTGTAATGATTCAAGTAATTTTGATAGTAAATTTGAAAGAGTTCGGTTTCGTTTATCCTATTCTGAAGAAAGCCTTGATATGATATCTAAAAGAATAGATATTGCCCAATATTCGCGTATTTTTTTAGGGGAACAGTGTGCTAATCTTGTTACGAAGTATTTAAGAGTTCACTTAAAGTCAGTAATTTCGATCTCTCGAGAAGTATTTTCGGTTGATCACAAGTTGGTTGCTCATTTAATCAGAGTTTCTGCTGCAATTTGTAGCGGATATTCCTTTTTGCCTGGATATCAAGCTATGAATAAGGTTATGCTTTTTTTAAAAGAAAATAAATTAGGTTGTATAAGTGTTGGGAATGCAGTGCTTGATTTACGTCGAGATACTTTATGGATAACACGTGCACTACGTAATATTCCTCCTATACGAGTTCTTTACCCTGGTGAATCTGTCGTTTGGGATGGACGATTAAGATTTATTAATTCTGATAAAGTTCCTATAAATATATGTCCTGGATTAGATACAAACTTTAAGACAGATTTGCCTAATAGTATAAAAAAGCGTGCATGTGCTAGTATTCCACGTGATATCGAGGGTGAACCATCAATAGCTTTATTTTCTCGCTTCTTAGTAGGGTTTGATTTTCCTTTAACATGTGCTTTTTATGCTGCATTTGGATTATTTCCTTTTCCAAAAAGTCCATTTCGTAATCTAAAATGTATACATTATTATTGA
- the ybgF gene encoding tol-pal system protein YbgF, translated as MKKFAFKSFSIIPFLIVAFLGLFNLSSFGMEGNYSAGDQFIKIQQLESDLRQLNGRIEEMSFQLLQMQESVRKTQQDNEFRFQEIEKKLQDSKKDKVKSTKSDIGESNPIKKQSSNYSDTKENPSKKVLSSLGTPPSNLGSLRFDNEGNPINYTVNKDSSDKEVVSENSEGDDKLYKDAYNYFSAGNYALSEQNFRKYISEYTESPNSSDATFYLGESLLAQKKYNEAAKIFLAGYKTYGNSKRAPEMLLKLGVSLVFLDEKKAACASFKAIDQKYPKASNSIKSKSLSEQKRLSC; from the coding sequence ATGAAGAAATTTGCTTTTAAAAGCTTTTCTATTATTCCTTTTTTGATAGTAGCTTTTTTGGGTCTTTTTAATCTGTCATCTTTTGGGATGGAAGGTAATTATTCAGCTGGTGATCAGTTTATAAAAATACAGCAGCTTGAGTCTGATTTGCGTCAATTAAATGGTCGTATTGAAGAGATGAGTTTCCAATTGTTGCAAATGCAGGAGAGTGTACGCAAGACTCAGCAGGATAATGAATTTAGATTTCAAGAGATCGAAAAAAAACTTCAAGACTCAAAAAAGGATAAAGTAAAGTCTACGAAATCAGATATTGGAGAGAGTAATCCTATTAAAAAACAATCTTCTAATTATTCTGATACCAAAGAAAATCCTTCTAAAAAGGTATTATCTTCTCTTGGAACGCCTCCTTCTAATCTTGGCTCTTTACGGTTTGATAATGAAGGCAATCCGATTAATTACACTGTTAATAAAGATTCTTCCGATAAAGAAGTTGTTTCAGAGAATTCTGAAGGTGATGATAAATTGTATAAAGATGCATATAATTATTTTTCTGCTGGAAATTATGCGCTTTCTGAACAAAATTTTCGGAAATATATCTCTGAGTATACAGAGAGTCCAAATTCATCTGATGCTACATTTTACTTGGGAGAATCTCTTTTAGCTCAGAAAAAATATAATGAAGCTGCTAAAATTTTTCTTGCAGGTTATAAAACTTATGGCAACTCAAAACGTGCTCCTGAAATGTTGCTTAAATTAGGGGTGTCTTTGGTTTTTCTAGATGAGAAGAAAGCAGCTTGTGCTAGTTTTAAAGCCATTGACCAAAAATATCCTAAAGCTTCTAATAGTATTAAGAGTAAGAGCTTATCTGAACAAAAACGTTTATCTTGTTGA
- the tolB gene encoding Tol-Pal system beta propeller repeat protein TolB has translation MKMKLQFLLLCLGIGFATPTKAVVEIDINKGNIAPLPIAVTDFTSSGDLGAKISEVVSADLKRSGLFSPISKNAFIQKNIGSGSPRFEDWKVINAQALVTGRVVQESDGLLRAEFRLWDTFGGVLIAGQQFSAKLNQLRRIAHIISNEIYYKITGEKGYFDSRIVFVSESGPKVDRKRQLGIMDQDGFNVRMLTSGNNIVLTPRFSPNRQEITYMSYEGQQPRVYLLQLETGQREIVGNFPGMTFSPRFSPDGQRIIMSLQREGNSNIYAMDLRSRVTTRITSTDAIDTSPSYSPDGSQIVFESDRGGRQQLYVMNADGSGQHRISFGEGSYSTPVWSPKGNFIAFTKQSSGKFSIGVMKSDGSGERILTSGFHNEGPTWAPNGRALMFFRQNAGAGGPQLYSIDLTGYNEVHISTPSYASDPAWSPSLE, from the coding sequence ATGAAGATGAAGCTTCAGTTTCTCTTATTGTGTTTGGGAATTGGATTTGCTACTCCAACTAAAGCTGTGGTAGAAATAGATATAAATAAAGGAAATATTGCACCACTTCCTATTGCTGTTACTGATTTTACATCTTCAGGCGATTTAGGCGCTAAAATATCAGAAGTTGTATCGGCTGATCTAAAAAGATCAGGTTTGTTTTCTCCTATCTCAAAGAATGCTTTTATTCAGAAAAACATTGGTTCTGGTTCTCCACGATTTGAGGATTGGAAAGTTATCAATGCTCAAGCTCTTGTTACAGGTCGTGTTGTCCAAGAGAGTGACGGTCTTTTACGTGCAGAATTTCGCCTGTGGGATACTTTTGGGGGTGTTTTGATTGCTGGGCAACAGTTTTCTGCCAAACTGAATCAATTGCGACGTATTGCTCATATAATTTCTAATGAGATTTATTATAAAATTACTGGCGAAAAAGGTTATTTTGATAGTCGTATAGTTTTTGTTTCTGAAAGCGGACCAAAGGTTGATCGTAAACGTCAATTGGGGATTATGGATCAAGATGGATTTAACGTCCGTATGCTGACTTCCGGAAATAATATTGTTTTGACTCCACGATTTTCCCCAAATCGACAAGAAATAACGTATATGTCATATGAAGGACAACAGCCGCGAGTTTATTTGCTGCAATTGGAAACTGGACAGCGTGAAATAGTTGGTAATTTTCCAGGGATGACCTTTTCACCTCGTTTTTCGCCTGATGGTCAGCGTATCATTATGAGTCTTCAAAGAGAAGGTAACTCTAATATTTATGCAATGGATTTGCGTTCTCGTGTTACAACACGGATTACTTCTACGGATGCCATAGATACTTCTCCTTCATATTCTCCAGATGGCTCTCAGATTGTTTTTGAAAGTGATAGAGGAGGACGACAACAGCTTTATGTGATGAATGCCGATGGTTCAGGGCAACACCGTATTTCTTTTGGTGAGGGATCATATTCTACTCCTGTTTGGTCACCAAAAGGAAATTTTATTGCTTTTACAAAACAATCAAGTGGTAAATTTTCTATTGGTGTTATGAAGTCAGATGGTTCAGGAGAACGTATTCTTACGAGTGGTTTCCATAATGAAGGTCCTACATGGGCTCCTAATGGGCGTGCTTTAATGTTTTTTAGACAAAATGCCGGAGCTGGAGGTCCACAACTTTATTCTATTGATCTTACTGGTTATAATGAAGTACATATATCAACTCCTAGTTATGCTTCTGATCCAGCTTGGTCTCCATCGTTAGAGTAG
- the tolQ gene encoding protein TolQ produces MKDIGLANTALDVGFVSLFMQAGLIVKCVMICLIISSVWTWAIIINKRLSFGIMRRRFVQFEKLFWSGKPLDELYRTLSERKNYGLAAIFVSAMREWKKSFERGARSPIGLQNRIDRVMDVAIVRESENLLARLGSLATIGSVGPFVGLFGTVVGIMNSFQAIAGSKTTNLAVVAPGIAEALLTTAVGLITAIPAVVAYNKLTSDASKFLVHMEGFADEFSAILSRQIDEKNN; encoded by the coding sequence ATGAAAGACATTGGGTTGGCTAATACGGCGTTAGATGTCGGTTTTGTTTCTCTGTTTATGCAGGCAGGGTTGATTGTCAAGTGTGTTATGATTTGCTTGATAATATCTTCAGTTTGGACGTGGGCGATTATAATTAATAAACGATTGAGTTTTGGAATTATGCGTCGCAGGTTTGTGCAGTTTGAGAAGCTTTTTTGGTCTGGTAAGCCTCTTGACGAATTATACAGGACTTTATCAGAACGGAAGAATTACGGATTAGCAGCAATATTTGTATCTGCTATGCGTGAATGGAAAAAAAGTTTTGAACGTGGAGCGCGTTCTCCCATTGGTCTTCAGAATCGCATAGACCGTGTAATGGATGTTGCAATAGTTCGAGAATCAGAAAATCTTTTGGCACGCTTAGGGTCACTGGCAACGATAGGATCTGTTGGGCCATTTGTAGGTTTGTTTGGTACTGTGGTTGGTATTATGAATTCTTTTCAGGCTATTGCAGGATCTAAAACTACAAATCTTGCTGTTGTCGCTCCAGGAATTGCAGAGGCGTTGCTTACTACAGCTGTTGGTCTTATAACTGCTATTCCTGCTGTTGTTGCGTATAATAAACTTACATCAGATGCGTCGAAGTTCCTGGTTCATATGGAGGGCTTTGCTGATGAATTTTCTGCTATTCTTTCTCGACAAATTGATGAAAAAAATAATTAG
- the pal gene encoding peptidoglycan-associated lipoprotein Pal translates to MEESHVSNSNQVFCASTANKSLIFTFFVTFALMSCSNKKNDINNGIGFGRGAGSIGSVQPGSLQEFTVNVGDRVFFDTDSSSIRPDGIQTLARQVQWLRHYPHSVVVEGHSDERGTREYNLALGARRAEAVRSYLVSQGISSSRVRIISYGKEKPVAIGDDTISWSKNRRAVTVLR, encoded by the coding sequence ATGGAAGAGAGTCATGTCTCTAATTCAAATCAGGTATTTTGTGCTTCAACCGCAAATAAATCTTTAATATTTACTTTTTTTGTAACTTTTGCGTTAATGAGTTGTTCTAATAAAAAGAATGATATAAATAATGGCATTGGTTTTGGTAGAGGAGCAGGATCAATAGGATCTGTTCAGCCCGGTTCTTTGCAAGAGTTTACTGTTAATGTCGGTGATCGTGTCTTTTTTGATACAGACTCGTCTTCAATCCGCCCTGATGGTATTCAGACTCTTGCTCGACAAGTTCAGTGGCTTAGACATTATCCTCACTCTGTGGTTGTAGAGGGTCATTCTGATGAGCGAGGAACACGTGAGTATAACCTTGCTTTAGGTGCTCGGCGTGCTGAAGCAGTTCGTTCTTATCTTGTTTCTCAAGGGATTTCCTCTTCTCGTGTAAGAATTATTTCCTATGGCAAGGAAAAACCTGTTGCTATAGGCGATGATACAATTTCTTGGTCAAAGAATCGCCGTGCCGTCACCGTTTTGAGATGA
- the ruvA gene encoding Holliday junction branch migration protein RuvA: MIGKLKGNIEEICEDYLLLDVQGVCYTVYCSARTLKAIGKAGDSCVLFIETHVRQDQIRLFGFFSTLDRDLFILLQSVQGIGVRIALAILSTLTSVELINAIVLQDKTIIVRSPGIGEKVAGRIVSELKEKVSHLIRKTDTCLTFKQNVDQDNALLSDVISALANLGYTRDQATIAVSSVFRSLDGVVDDSQLIRLALKELSR; the protein is encoded by the coding sequence ATGATTGGCAAGCTTAAAGGAAATATCGAAGAAATATGTGAAGACTATTTGTTGCTTGATGTTCAAGGAGTTTGTTATACTGTATATTGTTCAGCGCGTACTTTAAAGGCAATTGGTAAAGCTGGTGATTCTTGTGTTTTATTTATTGAGACACACGTACGCCAAGATCAGATACGATTATTTGGTTTTTTTTCTACACTAGATCGAGACTTGTTTATTCTTTTACAAAGTGTACAAGGGATTGGGGTAAGGATAGCATTAGCAATTTTATCGACTTTAACATCCGTTGAATTAATAAATGCTATTGTGTTGCAAGATAAAACAATAATTGTCCGTTCTCCTGGAATTGGAGAAAAAGTTGCTGGTCGTATAGTAAGTGAGCTCAAAGAAAAGGTTTCTCATCTCATAAGAAAAACAGATACATGTTTAACTTTTAAACAGAATGTAGATCAGGATAATGCATTGTTGTCAGATGTGATATCGGCATTAGCTAATTTAGGGTATACTCGTGATCAGGCAACAATCGCAGTTTCTTCTGTTTTTAGGAGCCTTGATGGAGTTGTTGATGATTCTCAATTAATCCGGTTGGCGTTGAAGGAATTGTCTCGCTAG
- a CDS encoding cell envelope integrity protein TolA, with protein sequence MFFFVNIGPKKTFEANDFEELPVELVNVQESTQLEKGDKHAPVKETKSPPISNTPAIVPDAKNVGNNRMDFETPPTDLQHPVEVKSSAPPKSPDVPLPKNEEIVSESKEEEQKLASLPQKNLPQEAKIPSDTIPLPNFRDDMKPSLEKPVEKETEAKKNITANDKSTLVPNKEGKRHDKKTIVKDSSPKKSDFDAKQISALLNKQDSSGGGASRSTETPSLGNTIKSKGSKLSQSEMDLLRGQIAKNWNIVPGLEGLEKIKIRVRFHLDRDGFVIGEPEVEATGGVDTTRQILASGARRAIIKSQPFHLPPDKYDDWSYVIVNFQPSDIM encoded by the coding sequence GTGTTTTTTTTTGTTAATATTGGTCCCAAAAAAACTTTTGAAGCCAATGATTTTGAAGAGCTTCCTGTAGAACTTGTGAATGTTCAAGAATCAACTCAACTTGAAAAGGGAGATAAGCATGCACCTGTTAAAGAAACAAAATCTCCTCCAATAAGTAATACGCCAGCAATTGTTCCTGATGCGAAGAATGTTGGTAATAATCGTATGGATTTTGAGACACCTCCTACAGATTTGCAGCATCCTGTTGAGGTTAAATCTAGCGCTCCCCCTAAATCTCCTGATGTTCCATTACCTAAAAATGAAGAAATTGTCTCTGAAAGCAAGGAAGAGGAACAAAAGTTGGCCTCTTTACCGCAAAAAAATTTACCTCAAGAAGCAAAAATTCCTTCTGATACCATTCCTTTGCCTAATTTCCGAGATGATATGAAACCATCTTTAGAAAAACCTGTAGAGAAGGAAACTGAAGCTAAAAAAAATATAACGGCCAATGATAAATCTACTTTGGTCCCAAATAAAGAGGGTAAGAGACATGATAAAAAAACAATAGTTAAAGATTCTTCTCCAAAGAAAAGTGATTTTGATGCCAAACAAATTTCTGCATTGCTGAATAAACAAGATTCTTCTGGGGGAGGAGCAAGTCGTTCTACAGAAACTCCTTCATTAGGTAATACAATAAAGTCAAAAGGTTCTAAGCTATCTCAAAGTGAAATGGATCTTTTGCGCGGTCAGATTGCAAAAAATTGGAATATTGTCCCTGGTTTAGAGGGATTGGAGAAAATTAAAATTCGTGTACGGTTTCATCTTGATCGGGATGGTTTTGTGATTGGAGAGCCTGAAGTTGAAGCAACAGGTGGAGTGGATACAACTCGTCAAATATTGGCGAGTGGTGCGCGACGGGCGATAATAAAATCACAGCCATTTCATCTTCCTCCGGATAAGTATGATGATTGGAGTTATGTCATAGTAAATTTTCAACCATCGGACATAATGTAA